Part of the Legionella cardiaca genome, TCTTGCTCACCAATGGATTCAGATGCTGTAACAAATACCTTATTGTGCCAACCCAAACGATCAACACAGCGCGCACGTTTCTCAATAGGAAAAACTTGTAAATAAGAGGCCAATAAATCTCTGGCGATACGATTTGGTGAAATTGCTAATCCTAACGAGGCCAATTCGCGGCGTACTTCGGATGCATCACCTTGCAATAAAGCAATGGGCATTGCCCATTGGTGCGTCACACCATCGTCATCCTGCCACTCTAAAAGCCTGCCCCACTCACCACTTTTAGAATCTCGGGTTTTAGCTAGGACATATAAGGGAGAACAAACCCACCGCGGAGGTAAAATGATACCATCCTTGTCTTTCCCATGAAAATAAATCCCTTTTGTAGAGATTTCGAAACGACCACTCGCGTACTCGCAGAAAACCAGCTCTTTATCTTGAGCACGTGGAAATGGTGTTACATTATTACTTAATGCATTATGATTGTTCATGAATGGCTCCAACAACGGCTTCAAGAAGGTTTCCTTAAACTAGAACCTTCTTGAATCAATCACTTTAAAGAATTTTTATTAATTGATCACACGACCTTCATCACTGGTTGAGCGATAAGTTTTTTGTTGTTGCAGAAAACTCAGAACATCACATTTGCGATACAACACCTTACGACCGATTTTAATGTAAGGCACACCTGTACCCGCCCAACGATTACGCTCCAACAATTGGGTAGAGCAGTTCAAAACAGCGGCTAAGGTGTGTTGATTAAAAAGTGCCGAATCTGGTGCGGAATCAAATTCGTTTAATAGGATTAAGCGGGATAGATGAATTTTAGACATAGAAACCTCGTCAAGTGATTATTCAATTCAGCTCATGCTGACCGTATGGTTGCATCCTGCATTTGAATATCAATTGACCTTCTTAAGGTTCCATTCGATAAGAAAGTCTTTGATATTTTACATTCAACCCTTCGCGGATTGATGTTCCATCAAAGTTTTTAAAACTCGGAAAGGAGTATTGATCTAAATTAAAATTCAAGTCAAGTAATGATAACTCAATAATAATTCATTGATTTTTAAAGGAATACCATGCACATTAAATCAACATATGTCCCACGTGCCCCACCCTAGATTTAATTCAGTGGGACGCATTTAATTGATTGTGGAAGCGATTGTCCCATTTGTCCCACCTGTCCCACTGATTTTATTTATTAATTAGGAAAAGAAACCGAGAATTATGGAGCTAATTTAAATATTATTAAGACCAGTTAAAACTATCTTGGAAATTTCGGGATAAGAAAATATAAAACTATGCTTTTAAACAAACAACATTGAGTAGTATTAAAGCCTCACTGAAGTGATTTGGTCACTTTGCTCTAATAAATTCTTACATCTTTTAATGACAATTTCTTGATAATTTTTTAAATAGTTTTCTTCTTTATCATTAATCAAAGTAAGGTCAATTCCTTCTTGTAAGGCAGCAGTTAGCTTGCCAATTAAATATTTTAAACGTTTAGCCACTAAAGATCGTGGCAACTGACATGTATCTGAAAAATCAGCTAGCTGATATGCATTAATCATATCCTCTTCAAATTCATCTCCCAATGCCATCGCCAAGTCATGCTCAAATTCTGGATACATTTTTATATTGACTAAATCATAAAATGGAGCCAGCGAAATACCGTTTGGTCCAACAAAGAAACTTATATTTTTACCGTGAGCGTCACAATTAAATATCAAAATGTTAAATAAAACCCAATCGAGTATTTGTTGTTTAGTTTTTGCGGGATTGACACTTTGATTTGCAAAATAAAATAGCTTAGGCAAACTTACACCATCTCTAATATGTGCAACATCTCTACTGTTTCCAAAATTTTGCTCATATTTATATTCAGGGGGTAAATTCAACGCCTGACAACCGTCTATTAAGTGGCGTCTTGCTACTTTATTAGTAGCAATCAATTTCCTATCAAAACGCTCTACCAATAAAGCAGGATTCTTACCAAAGCGTTTCATTTGGACATTTGCAACATTCAATGCACATCGTTTAGCGAGTTTCATACTAAGGTATTCATTTAAAACTAAAGAAGAAAGTTTTTGTGTTTCAAATTTAAGAATATGGGTAGAGCACAAGCTACCTTCTCCAAAGCCAAGCTGCCCTTTTTCATTCAACACTACATTAATTTTATCTTGTACCCCAGCAACTGAAAGACGAGGTTTTCCATCCCAAACCATTAAACTATAGGTATCTCGGTTATTTAAGCGATCCTCTAATTCATCATTCGTTATTAGTCGAAAATTAGCTTGCTCAGGAACAGCTTCATTCGATGGCAATATTACTAATGAGCCTGGCGTATCTAATCCTAAGGCTCGAATCAATCCATACGTATTGGACTTACTTAAATGAAAACTATTAGCCAGCACTTCCAAAGGATTTCCTTCGGGTAATAAATTTCGTAGAAATCGTTGTACATTTGATGGGGGAACTTCTTCATGCAAAGATAGATGTGGGGATAAAGCAAAACCTGACTTTTTCCAATCCTCATGATAGCTCAAATACAACTGATCTTCGGCCAAAGTTATATTAGCTATTTGATCTTTCTCCAGATAAACATCTAAGACCTGCTTATCCCCAACCATTTTCATCCTCGCCATTATCCACCCAAGGTTTTATGTAAAGCTTTATTCCCAAACCAGAACAAATTTGTAATACACTTGCCAATTGACAATTAGATTGTCCATGTTCAATTTTCATGAAGGTTTCTTTGGCTACACCACATAAAGCTGCTGCATCCTCTAATCGTATTTTACTTTGAGTACGGCGTGCTTTAATGACTTTCCCTAATAACTCTGCGTTTAACGGCTGTTCAAGATTAGGGGTCTTTAATTTTTTAATTTGCTTGGCCATATAATCCTACTAGAGTAGACTTAATATTAAATCTAGGTTAATTTTACCTATTAATCCCATTATAGTAGGATTAATTTCAGAAACACAAGAGAAACCTAATAAAATCCTAATATAGTAGGATTATAACAAAAGATATTTTTCCTCAAAAACTTCTGCTGCCTTAACCATCTGCCAGTTCAAATAATCCGAAATTTTTTGTATAGGTTTTCTTAATCGCTCTACATCGTGGATGATGTATCCAGCCGTCACATCATTGCTCAATTTATGATTTAAAAGACGTTTTAAAGCGTATGCAGGCAAGTCGAGACTCTCAGCGGTAGTAGCAAAAGTTCGCCTTAAATCATGAACAGTAAATGGCACACCCGATAATTCTGCAACTTTAAGCATAGCCTTTCTGGGCTCCATAATATGGCCAGTTTTACTAGGGGCAGGGAATACAAACTCACAAATTTTGCATTGTTTTCTTCGCCAGAACAATTCAAGCAGAAAATCAGACATAGGTAAGGTATGAATTTCTCGATTCTTTGTATCATGAACAGTAAATGTTTTGTCTTTGAAATCGACATCACTCCACTTTAAAGATGCTGCTTCCATTCTGCGTAAACCAGTAAATAAAATTAATAAAAAATAATCTTTCCACATCATGGCGTTGGGATAATCATTTTCCTCGCCTAAACGAGTTAAACCTTCGTACCAGGCTGCAAGTTGATGGCTTTTTATCACTGTGTTCTTTCTATCTACTCGAAACCAACTACGTGTATGAGATAGATATTCAACTGGATTTATTGCAATAACAGGTTGACCATTTTCTAATTGATATTCATGCACTGCAAAATTAAACACAGCACGCAAAACTCGCATGGCATAATTCGCACGGGCTTTGCTATTTGTCTGACCATATTGAGCATGACGCTTGGCTATCATCTCGCGAGTGATATTTATAAGGGCTCTATCCATCCAGTCAGGCATCACTTGCTTTAAGACGCTTTGATAATCCTTGAGCGTGAGAGACTTTAAGTCTTTACGCGCCTTAAGATAATCATCAAAGACTTCATTGAGCGTCATTGATTTAATTTTATTGGCTTTTTTCTCAGCAATCGGATTATCTCCTTTCGCGACTTGACCTAATAAATGCTTTGCTGCTTTACGTGCTTCTTCTGCTGTCAATTGCCCATATTTACCCAAAGTAATGCGCTTCACTTTGTTAAGGATACGTGTTTCCACAATAAAGCTTTTAACTCCATTGGCTGTGACTCTAAGAGCAAATCCTTTTAATTGGTCATCTCGATAAAAAACTTGATCTTTCCCTGGAACTGGATTGATTTTGTCAATGAATGATTTGGTCAGCTTCACTGCCTTATTACTTTCCATAAAACCCCTTTGAAAATAACTACCAAGAAATATATGTAGACGCCATGTAGACAGATTATTTAAAACAACATAAAAATAAATAAATCGTATTAATGGCTAATGTAATTGATTTTAAATAGAATTTAAAGGGTTTTAGGATGTAATAGGAGAGGTTAAAAGAGCATTATTTAGGACTGAAAATCCTCGTGTCGGCAGTTCGATTCTGCCTCTGGCCACCATGAGAATCAATACAGTGATTCCCACGATTCCAAAATTTAGGCTCTTACTTAAATCCGAGGGAATTTCATTTCATCCATAACACTCTACTCTTAACCTGTAATTTTCAAATTTCTAAAACCATAAACTCATTCGCTGAATGAACTTCATTTTTAATCCATAAGCCCATTTTTAAATCAATTTTATTTTTGGATGAATGCCCATACTCTAACCCTTCCCGCTATTAATATAATGTTTTTCAAGGATCTTTTTAGTACCCAAATGGATTTCTTTAATTGGCCTAAATATTCGACATTTGATCATTTTTGCCTTTTTGTGCTTTATTTTTAAGAACCGTTGATGATTAATAATACTGCGTTTTACTTTTTTCATGATGAAATAATGTTTTTTTATAAATTATCCTTGGATAGCCTGGGAAAGCTAAAAGCTGAAATTAGGGCTCATCGAACTGAAAATGAAAGCATAACATCCTCCCCCATCACTAGAATTTTGGTGCAATGCAATATACCAGAAAATGCTATAGAATAATTTAATGAATTATTTCAATGAGTTACATTCGTAACTGCTAACTTCCTCGAAAGCTATGCTCGTTGCCAATTTCTGATTCAGTAAAAAGATCGTTATTTTTGCTAACAGTATCGTGGGCAATCGTTGTGTAGAATGAGGTTGTTTTTGGATGCTGATGAGGGCGTGGACTTCTCAGCGCATTCCCGGCATGTTTTTGAATCACTTGCCATAAGCCATCAGCTTTACCTGGATCGTTAGCATAATCACCACCACGTTTGATAGCCTCATAGATTTCATAAACACGATGTGGTACGCGCTTCTCTTCACCATTATCAAGATTAAGCATCCGGCCACCTTTCCATAAGATATAGTCACCAACAATGAACTTATTCTTCTCAATTTGAGATTTGATTACATCTATTTTCTCTGCTGCACTTAAGGGTTTTGAATACTGAGGTTCTTTTAAGGCATTAAATTGATCAATATTTCCAGGTGAATTCGGCAGTTCAGGACTTCTTCTAATTAAATCTAACCGTTGTTTCATGTGATTAAAATCTGGCCTAATATCTGCTTTCGGCCGTTTCTCTTGAGCTGGTATCTCTGAGAAATGCATTTCTTTGATTTTAGCTTCAACATTATGACGATATAGTCTATTAATCGCCCCAGGATAATCAGTAATATTGGTTACATCATTCCATAGTGAATCAAGCGAATAAACGGTACCATTTGTCGCGCGAAATACGTTCCACGTGTGAGCGCCGTCGTGACCAAAATCCTGTCGATGATGAATGACTTCCCCCTTTAATAAATTATCTTGTACTAAACGGGATAAGAAATAAGCGTTTAACAAGGTATGATGTCGACAAACACCCTGCCCTTGCAAAATAAACTCACTAAGCGGAATTATCTGTTTACCCTGACGCAGATTTTGATTGATGAAGTGTTCAGGTTTATTATCCGGAAAACAGATTTTAGTGAGATCTTTTACTGCTTCTAAGATTGCTGCAGGATCAGTAGTATTGGGCAACTGCTTTTTTAATCTCTCATAAAGCTGTTTTAATACCTGATCTTCAGGATCAAGAAGAATCACCTCTCGAGATGAAGAGGAACCTACTGAGCATAGCTTTTTGTTAAAATCACGCGTATTTCTGGTTATCATGGGAATGAATTCCCTACCTAGCATTACGCCATAATTATTATCTTTTTTAATTAGTTGCGCATTATACTTAACTGCAAGCCGGGTTCGCCCATCATCAGCTAATGGCGCAGGCTTATGTGGGGTTATATGTCGTAATAGTGCATGTCGTAGCGCAGCCTCTTTAGGATCATCAACCACTTCTTTACGCATTTTGCGCGCAAGGCTACTATCAATATTAGCAAAATGGATTAATTTCTCGACCAATTCTTTACTATTAACTCGGGAAAATTTTAGTAATTTATCCTCTGGAACCACCTTAGGTATGACTTTCAAAAATCGATTGTCCTCTGCTAACAGATCCTCCGCTGCTTGTTTGTCTCGAATAGCTAGATCAAATAAAAGTGCACTAGTCGCTTCTATCGCTTCACGCGTATTGATTTTTTCGCGCTTTGCCAAAATTTGTCTAACTACTGAATTAGGAGTAGGTTCTCTATCACCCACCTCTTTACGCATTTTGTCTGCAATATTACTGTCAATACGAGCATAATCAATTAATTTATCAACCAATTCTTTACCGTTAATTCGAGCAAATTTAATTAATTGTTCCTCTGAAATTACTTGGGGAATAACTTTCAAAAATCGATTATCTTCTCTCAGCAATTCTTCCGCTGCTTCCTTGTCACGGATAGCCAAAGCAAATAAAACCTGGCTAACACGAGCTATCTCCCGCGGCTCAGTGTATTGTCTGCGCTTTTTTAGATAGTCTCTAACAATTTCAACGGGTTGAGGCATTAAACTGTCTTCACATAGAGAACATATTAATAATCATAGCAGGTAATAATTAACACTTGATTAATAGAAGCACCTTGTTTAACGGAAAAAATTGCCAGCTTGGACGGGCATCCATCTATCAAAATGTACTGTATTTAAGTCTATTGAGATTTATTTATTCAATGCATGAACGCGTATTTCTAAATTCAGTGCCAAATGGTTGCCCGCCTGTATTGCAGGCATGATAGATTTTTGGGTCCTGTGCAGAAGAGAAGTTTGATACGTAAATGATTCTATTCACGAAGAACGCCTTGTGTCTCAGACTCTTCGTTAAAAAATTTTACGAAAAAAGTCTTGCTTAACTTAGGGTTAGCTTTATTTATCCTGGTAAATTCTGCCGTAAATCCACATTTTTTATAAAACTCCGGCGCCTGGAAAGCACTGGTCACTAAATTAATATTATTAAATCCCTTCCCTTTAAAATGATTTTCCAGTGCCAATAAGAGTTGTCTACCATATCCTTTGCCACGGAAAGCACTGTCCACCCAAATATCATCAACATAAATTTCTGCGAATGCTGTATAGGCCTTAAGGACACCCACAATCTTCTCTTTTTCATTGGATATAGTCACTGCAAACCGTCGATAATTGACATCTATACCAAGACTACTTTCATAAGCAATAAGATCATCACTCATTCGCTTTTCAGTAAGTTTATCTATTTCTTCAATAAATCTGACTTGATGGTCTTTTTTGATATCCACAGTGTTTTTCCTAAGTATGAATAAATTAGCATTACTTTTTGCATTCAAAAATAATACTCTCATCGGTTTCATCTGGTGATGCTTCTCTGTCAAACGCTTTAATCAAACGCACCTGGCTAAAGCCAGCTTCAGTCAGCAGATTTATTAAGAAATTAGGTTCATGATAAATGCGGATTTTGTATTCCTCAATTTCTGTTTGAATAACTTCATTCCCATCAACCAATTCATATTTGCCAATTGAACAACAGATTTCCCCATCAAGCATGGCTAATTGGCTAAGTAAAATAATTTTGCCATCCGGTCTTTGCCATCTGGAACCACGCCAAATACCTAATTCATCGGGAACGGCATTTAATGTTTCCGCTTCAAATACAAAAAATCCACTTTCATCAAGATGCTCGTAAATAATTTTCAATGCCTTTTTGATATCTGACAACTCAGTAATTAATCCAAATGAGCCACTTGGAATAAAAATTAATTTATATTTTTTAGGCTGATTAAAGTCTTCAATGAAGCCATGCCAGGTATGAGGGTTCAGATTTTTTGCTTCTGCCTTAACTTTTAACGCTTCCAGCATAGAAATGCTCGCGTCAAAACCCTCAATATTAAATCCGTCAGCAACCATTGGAAGAAGATATCCTCCTGAACCACACATCGGTTCTAATATTGAACCATTGGTCTGTTTCGCATAACTTAAATAAAAATCATAGGCATCTTGTGGCGGATTTGGTTTGCTTAAGTCATAAACCTGGGTGCATAAATTTAAATAAGTATTTATATTTTTTCTCATAAAACGATTTTCATCACCGTGACAGGATGACCTCTAAATTGATCCATAGCTATTTTTTGCCATCCCAATTTTTTATAATAATCTGGAATAGTCAGATCAAAGGCATATAAAAATAATTTTTCAAAACTTAATTGTTTTGCTCTTTGTTTGGTGGCCTCAATCAGCTGCCTCCCAATACCCTTTTTTTGATAATCAGAATCAACCACCAGAGAACCTAGCCAGGGCATTAAGTCAGGTCGAATGCCATCATTTTCCCTTAAACTACACATGCCAACGGGTTGTTCATTGCAGAATGCAACAAAAGTTAAGGGTAATGTGTCGTCGTTCAAATGAGTAAGAAATCGCTGTTTGACATACTCGATAGAAATATCCGGCGCCCAAATACTCCCTAAAACCTGGTGCCAAATTTGCGCCAGTGGTTCAATTGCGCAAGGATGGTTTTTAAGAAAATCAATTTTTATCATTTTCTCAACTCACCTTAAAAAATTTTATTATTCTTACCTTAGCATTTCTCTCCATCCCAACTAATACCCCTTCCAATAGAACTTGGTTTACAAATGGCAGTATCACCGCATACATTTGATTTTCGGACAACTGAATGCAACTTGTTCGACAGATTAAAATATCGAGTAAACCTTCCTGGTGTAATTTTAAGTGCATTAATTTCTTTCGCTTTAATTTCAGAAACCCTAGTTTTAGCGAGCATGCGTGATGGTTTTGATAATTTTAAATTTTATCAGGTAAAAAACTCGTATATTAACGAATATCACAAAAATATGTCGCACTAATGCTAACTTATCAGATAATCCAATGCAATTTCATAATCAATATCCTTATTGGACTACAAAACAAGACGAGTTACCAAAAACAAACGTATTTATTTGTTCACAAAATAAAATAAATGTATAATTTTTACATCAACCACTGCTTGTAGACACATAATGCCAAGAACATTACTCAATGAAGAACAAATCCATTCAAATTTGCAAGGGGCAGATTTTAAAAAGCGACGCGCTGTTTTAAAGGATACTGTAGAAAAACTCGACAGTGACGCAAAACGTCAAAACTATTTTCAAAAAGCGCAAGCAAACCATCAGCGCTGGAAATCAAATGCTTCAGCATCAACAACAAATCGCGTTCGCGTTATACAAGGTGACTGGGGTGAAGTTACGCAGGAACTCTCTAAAGAGGAAGGAAAAATTTATGCTGTGTTAAACATGGCAAATGCGTTTAGTCCTGGTGGTGGTTATCTGGAGGGGATGGTAGCCCAAGAAGAAAATATGTATCGACGCACCGATTGTCATTTTCATGTCACAGATGATGAAATGAATCCTGAGAAAAATAGATACACTCAAGAAATGACAGACTTCATCAATGGCAAAAATGACAGAGTTTATTTAGACACCGATAAACCAAGAGTGTGTATTAAAGGTCAAGAAACTAAAGACGAATCCAGTTACCGTGATTTAGACGATAATGATTACTTTTTATTTTATGAATTAAAATCAGCTGCAGATGATTTGCGTGGTGGCCATCCCTTTAATGAATCTAGCATGCGTAAAAAAATTGCAGCTCAACTAGAAACATTACATGAAAAAGGAATTCGAGATGTGGTCTTGAGTGCTTTTGGTTGTGGAGCATTTAAGAATCCTCCTCAAAACGTAGCAAGGCTTTTTCGCGAAGAGCTAGAGAAACGTCCTGATTATTTTGATAATGTTGTATTTGCTATTTTTTCAGCCGGGTATGGAAACGACAACTACACACCTTTTGCAAAAGAGCTTCATGATTTGCCTTTAACTAAGGTTGGACAGGGAAAAAATCTCGAGTTGCTGAGTGATTTACTTGAGAATCTTTCAACTAATATAACTGCCGAAAGTTGGGATAAAAAAGGTTATTGCTTACCTTTCTTTGACTTTAGGAAGACACCCAAAGGAATTGAAGATATGAGAGTTGTTTTTAACGAAAAACTTGATCCTGTCTCTACTCTGAATAAATTGAAATCCATTGCTGATTATCGTCTTGCTCACCCACCCTTATTCACAAAACGTGATGAAGAAGTCAGAAACTTATATACCCGTATTTTAAGCATCGACATTAATACACTGGATGACCTGGTGGTTGATTCATTTAAGCTTGCAACTACGCAAACAGGTTTGGTGAACGCTTGAGTTCCAAGGCAAACCCAGCTAATGACTATCTATACTTGCGATTTGCCCGTCTGCGCGGGCATCAATTTTTTTGGTTTATAGCAAGCCGAAGGTTTTGCTATTAAGCCCAACGTACCTTCACAACCTATTGTATATATGTAATGTCATTCCAGTGCAGGCGGGATCTATCTATCCTATTAATTCCTTACTGCGTGAGATGAATTCCCGTCTACGCGTGAATAACGTGAATTTAGAGCGATATGTATCATTAATATTGGTTGTTAAAACGCTTTTGTTAAAATAATGGTTCTTCAAGTTTTGCAGACTCATGCTTGCGCTAGCATATCAAATCAGCCCGCAGAGCTAACAACCTTTTTAAGGCCCTTAGATATTCTCCAAAATTAACTGCTTCACTGGAATTAGTTTGATAAAAAATATCCAGATCTATTTGCGCTAAATGCTTCTCAACCTGCTCCTTAATTAATTCTCTGGTTGCAGGTATTTTTTCTTTATAGAGGGCAATTAATCCTTGTTCTATTGACTGAACATCAATTGCAACATTTTGTGCAGTTCGATGAGCATCGTTGACGTTTATTCCACGATAAATATGACTTAACGTTGCCTGAATGAGAGTTAATTGCGTGAAATTTCTTTTTGCCTCATCTAATGTCACCTTCTTTTTAGGATTTAATCGATATTCATCAAGTGACTCCATTAAACTTCGCGTCAGCCAAAATAAATGAATTAAGTCATATAAACTGCCTTCACCGGCAAATAAAACTTCCATATTCACAACAAGATAACTGTAAATTTTTTTTATATTTTTCCTCAAAAGAGTCAGTGGGTGTGCACGCCACAATATATTGCCAACAATAAAACTGGCAACGATCCCAATAATAATACCGCCAAAGCGTTCCAAAGGAGGTCCTAAGGCCATCGGCGGTCCCCCTTCCTGAGCCAGGCAAATGACTAAAGCGATATTCGCCTGTAAACCAATATAAGCATATTTTGTGTATTTGAAAGAAAAATAGCTAAAAGCCCAAACCGAGAAAAATAAGATTAAAATAAATGCATATAAATTGAGTATAAAAAAAGCGAGGGGAAACAATGCTATTCCCCCGCCCAGAAAGCAACCCAGCATACGATGTATGCTGACATTTTTCATCTCAAATAAGTCTTTCCTAATTGAAATAACGATACTGCTGATAATACCATTCAAGCCTCCTGGCCAATTGCTAATCAGCCAAAAGACAAGAGCAAGAATTGCAGAGAGTCCAGCTTTAATGCTGTGCTTGATAATATCGGGATCACTACTTAACTGTTGTTGCTTGTTAATTAATTTATTTCCTGGTGCTTTAGAACGCTGATGCAAAATCAACGTCTCTTCCAGGCTAGTGATGATCGTATGAATTCGACTTAATAGAGAGCGAATATCAAAATAAGATCTTCTTTGTTCAAAAGAGATATCTTTTATATTATCTATTGTTGCGTAAAATCTTTCTATTGCCAATTTTGCTTGCAGCGATTGCGATGAAGATTTACCGGTTAGAAATACATCTTTTAAGACAGTTAAATCTCCTTGAATCGCAGCAAAGACCAGATTGATTTCTGTCTCAAATGCCAATACCTCATCTTGCGCCTCATAAGACGTCTCAAAATAAGTAACGGCCCGACTTAATTCAAAGAACAAATCGAGTAACACACGAAACTCATCCACTTTCTCTCTTGTTACTCCTAACTCACGCCGCATAACTCCTATCATGCCAATGGATTTTTTTAATTTTTCCTTTAGAGCTAAATTACTGTTCGATATTTCCACCCATGTAGGGTTTCCTGTTAACAAAGCTTGTCTTACTTGTTCAAGAAGTTTACTTAAGGAATCGAAGATAACGGCAACATTTTTCCTGACATTTTCATGAATATTGTTAGGAAAAAGACATAAAGCCGCCGCGGCTGAAACAATAACACCAAGACCAATTTCAATGGGTCGCCAAACAGCCACATAAAATACTTGATCCGCATTAATTGCTAATTGGGCAATAACAATAAACGCTCCCAAAGCCCCCAAAAGAAAAGCATAGGCATAAGAACTAAAATTGTAATAATAAACAGCAACAGAAATTAGTAGTAAATTAATAAGAAGATAGAGAAAAAGACTATTAGCAATCATACTTGCTAAAATGACACCAACCCATACACCAATAACTGTACCAATAATTCGCAATATTGCTTTATCAATAATGCTACCTACATACAGGTTAGCAACAATAACCACTGTCATTCCTGACCAGTAAGGTTTATCTAAATGAAGAGCAAAAGCAAGAAGTACCGCAGTAACGGCGGCAATAGCAGTCCGTAATGCGGCGCGATTTTCGATAGTATTGGATGTAATTGCTGTAAAAATTCTCAATCCCTCGTAGGATAAGTTATTGTAGTAGCGCTTGCACCGATTCTTAAAGGATACTCTGGAGTAACTTCATCAAAGTAAATACGGACAGGGAAACGTTGCGCGATTTTAATCCAATCCTCGGTTGCTTCAAGATAAGCCAGCGTTGAGGGAGCAACTGCCCCGGACTGGACGCGATTAATTCCCCAACCGATACTATTTACATGTCCATAAAAGACTTTTCCAGGATACATATCAAGTTTAATTTTTACTTTATCACCTGGTTTGATTAAGCGAATAGCCGTTTCACGATAACGTGTAACAACCCACCACTGTTTCGTTTCCACTAGAGCAAATAAACCATCACCAATTCTAATATATTGTCCCCGGCGTAAATTAAAATTGGTAATGTAGCCATCTGCAGGGGCAAAAACCGTTGTGTTTTCATACATATAGCGGGCTTTGTTATATTTCGCCTGCGCGGCCAGAATTTCGTTATTATCGAAGTTTTTTTCTGCAATCCTTAGCTCTTCCGTTGCAGCCAAAACCTGTGCTTCTTGTTCCTTTATTTTAGATTCAATGTTAATGACTTGAATTTCAGGCAAAGCCCCTTCGCTTAGCAATTTTTGATATCGTCGATAGTGATCCTGACTGAGGGCAATCATCGATTTATTTTGTTCTAATTTTTCTTTGGCAACTGAGATAGCAAGCTTATCGTTCTCATAATTAAGTTTGGCTATATTAAGTTCTGCCAAAGCTTTATCCATGGCGTATTTATAAGGTCGAGGATCTATCTCAATCAGCTTCTGTCCCTTTTTCACATTCTGATTTTCAACAACATAAAGTTTTGTGATAGGTCCCTCAACAATAGATGCCATATTAACTATATTTGCAGAAACGTAAGCATCGTCCGACCAAGTAAAATAATAGGCAAAATAACGAT contains:
- a CDS encoding FUSC family protein; protein product: MRIFTAITSNTIENRAALRTAIAAVTAVLLAFALHLDKPYWSGMTVVIVANLYVGSIIDKAILRIIGTVIGVWVGVILASMIANSLFLYLLINLLLISVAVYYYNFSSYAYAFLLGALGAFIVIAQLAINADQVFYVAVWRPIEIGLGVIVSAAAALCLFPNNIHENVRKNVAVIFDSLSKLLEQVRQALLTGNPTWVEISNSNLALKEKLKKSIGMIGVMRRELGVTREKVDEFRVLLDLFFELSRAVTYFETSYEAQDEVLAFETEINLVFAAIQGDLTVLKDVFLTGKSSSQSLQAKLAIERFYATIDNIKDISFEQRRSYFDIRSLLSRIHTIITSLEETLILHQRSKAPGNKLINKQQQLSSDPDIIKHSIKAGLSAILALVFWLISNWPGGLNGIISSIVISIRKDLFEMKNVSIHRMLGCFLGGGIALFPLAFFILNLYAFILILFFSVWAFSYFSFKYTKYAYIGLQANIALVICLAQEGGPPMALGPPLERFGGIIIGIVASFIVGNILWRAHPLTLLRKNIKKIYSYLVVNMEVLFAGEGSLYDLIHLFWLTRSLMESLDEYRLNPKKKVTLDEAKRNFTQLTLIQATLSHIYRGINVNDAHRTAQNVAIDVQSIEQGLIALYKEKIPATRELIKEQVEKHLAQIDLDIFYQTNSSEAVNFGEYLRALKRLLALRADLIC
- a CDS encoding HlyD family secretion protein; amino-acid sequence: MIRERLAAFQYWPHVITIAIIIFAYAGYRYFAYYFTWSDDAYVSANIVNMASIVEGPITKLYVVENQNVKKGQKLIEIDPRPYKYAMDKALAELNIAKLNYENDKLAISVAKEKLEQNKSMIALSQDHYRRYQKLLSEGALPEIQVINIESKIKEQEAQVLAATEELRIAEKNFDNNEILAAQAKYNKARYMYENTTVFAPADGYITNFNLRRGQYIRIGDGLFALVETKQWWVVTRYRETAIRLIKPGDKVKIKLDMYPGKVFYGHVNSIGWGINRVQSGAVAPSTLAYLEATEDWIKIAQRFPVRIYFDEVTPEYPLRIGASATTITYPTRD